A window of Ruminococcus champanellensis 18P13 = JCM 17042 contains these coding sequences:
- a CDS encoding DUF1540 domain-containing protein, with protein MEKNSHIQCTVQQCKHNNACCNLCSLDVIRIGTHEQNPTMAECTDCNSFELRSNCCG; from the coding sequence ATGGAAAAGAATTCTCACATTCAGTGTACCGTACAGCAGTGCAAGCACAACAACGCTTGCTGCAACCTGTGTTCTCTGGACGTGATCCGGATCGGCACACATGAGCAGAACCCCACCATGGCGGAATGCACAGATTGCAACTCCTTCGAGCTGCGCAGCAACTGCTGCGGCTAA
- a CDS encoding IreB family regulatory phosphoprotein: MCDKTMTFSVNQERENELKRNLTIVYDALVQKGYNPINQIVGYILSEDPTYITTYNNARSLIRHIDRDELLQVLVRNYLED; this comes from the coding sequence ATGTGTGACAAGACCATGACATTTTCCGTAAACCAGGAGCGTGAAAACGAGCTGAAGCGGAACCTCACCATTGTATACGACGCACTGGTGCAGAAGGGCTACAACCCCATCAACCAGATTGTAGGCTACATCCTGTCCGAGGATCCCACCTACATAACCACCTACAACAACGCACGCAGTCTGATCCGGCACATTGACCGGGACGAGCTTCTTCAGGTTCTCG